Genomic DNA from Pseudomonadota bacterium:
GTCAACCAAGGCTTCGAGCTCGCGACGGGTCGCCAGCAGCGCCGGGCTGATATCCAGTTCCACACCTTTTTTCCGGACCACGGCCGAGAGGATATCCACCACCGATTGTTGGTCCTCGTCCAGCACTTTTCCCCGGTTCGGTACCTCAAGCGGCTTCTCAGCGCCTTCCGAGATCAGCTCGAGCAGCGTGCTGCCATAATCGCTCAGCAGTTTGGCCTGAATTCCGCGGATGCGGGTCATGTCGTCGATACCCTTCGGTAAACGCTGAGCCAAGTCCACTAAGCTTTCGTCTTTCACAATCCATTGTCGGGGTCGGTTGATGCGTTGGGCCAGCGACTCGCGCCACTCGGCCAGGGCACGCAGCGCCCCTAACTGCCGCGGTTTAAGCCGATGGCTGCGGCCGATGCGTTGCCATGCCTCAGCGGGTCGGGTTTGGTACCGATCCGGATCACTGAGAGCGGCAAAATCGGCCTTCAGCCAATCCATGCGTCCCCGCTCACGCAACTCCGAACTCAAGGTTTCGTACAACGGAACGAGATAGCGCACATCGTCTTCGGCATACGCGAGTTCTTCGGCGCTCAATGGCCGCCGGCACCAGTCACTGCGGGTGTGGTGCTTGGTAAGTTGAATTCCCAGCCGTTGTTCGACCAGGCGTCCGTAGCCCACCTGATGCCCATAACCGAGTAGGGCGGCGGCCAGTTGGGTGTCGAAAATCGGGCGGGGCATGTGCGCCGGCGCCAGCTGATGGAAAATCTCCATGTCCTGGGTGCCGGAGTGAAGGATCTTGACGATCCGCTCATCGGTGAACAACTCCAGTAAGGGTTCGAGCGTCGGTAGTGCCAGCGGGTCGATACAGGCCACGGCTTGGTCGGTGGCCGCCTGGATCAGGCACAGTTGCGGATAGTAGGTTTTTTCCCGGATGAATTCGGTATCCAGTGCCAGGCAGGCTCGGTCCTTGGCATGATCACACCATGCCTCGAGCGCCTCGGGATGCTGAATGAAATCGGAGTGGTCGTTCACGGGGGGTTCCAATTGGCGGAGCGGTGTACAAAAACTGCTATGATGCCACGATTCTGAATTGAGGATCTAAGACGACGTGCGAATCCACATTCTTGGAATCTGCGGCACCTTCATGGGAGGTGTTGCGGCGCTCGCCCAAGCCGCCGGTCATCGGGTCACCGGTTCGGATGAGCATGTTTACCCGCCGATGAGTGAGCAGCTTCGCTCCCTGGGGATCGAGTTGTACCAGGGCTATTTGCCGGAGCATCTGCAGCCGGAGCCGGATGTGGTGATCGTCGGTAACGTCATTTCACGTGGCAATCCGGCCTTGGAATATGCGTTGGATCGAGGCATGGACCTCATGTCCGGGCCGGAGTGGCTAGCCCGCCATGTTCTTCGCGATCGCTGGGTTCTGGCCGTTGCCGGTACGCATGGCAAGACCACCACCACCAGCCTGCTGACTCACATCCTCGACCGCGTGGGTTTATCCCCGGGGTTTTTGGTCGGCGGCGTGCCAACTGGCTTCGGCGTGTCTGCCCGCTTGGGTGAAGGCCCTTTTTTTGTCGTCGAGGCGGATGAGTACGACACGGCTTTTTTCGATAAGCGGGCGAAATTCGTTCACTACCGGCCGCGCACGCTGATCTTGAATAACTTGGAACACGATCACACTGATATCTATCCGGATTTGGATTCGCTTTATCGCCAGTTTCACCATGTGGTGCGCACGGTTCCGTCCTCCGGGCAGATTGTTGTCAACGGGCTGGATCGCCGGCTCGACCACGTATTGGAGATGGGGTGTTGGACCCCGGTTGTGCGTTTCGGCGCCGACGATAGTTGGCACGCTCAACTGATCGAGCGGGACGGATCCGCCTTTCGGGTGTGCGAGGCAGGCACGCCGGTGGGCGAAGTTCGCTGGGCGCTGTTTGGTCAGCATAACGTGGCCAACGCGTTGGCTGCGGTTCTGGCGGCGCGCCACGCCGGCGTACCGGTAGCGGAGGGCTGTCGGGCGCTATCGGATTTCAGCGGCGTTCGGCGACGTCTGGAGCACCGGGGCGAAGCCGGTGGGGTGGCGGTTTACGACGATTTTGCCCACCATCCCACGGCTATCGAATTGGGTATCGATGCTTTGAAACGTCGGGTGGGCAACCGCCGGGTTTTGGCGGTCTTGGAACTGCGATCGAACTCTATGCGCCTGGGTGCGCATCGGGATAGTTTGGCCCACTCGCTCCTCGGTGCCGATCACAGTTTCGTGGTTCCGGGCGCGGGAATCAGTTGGGATGTGGCCGCCACTTTGGCGCCGCTTGGTGCGCACGCGACGGTGTGTCCGGACGTCGACGCCACCATCTCGGCCGTATTGTCCAGCGCTCGGCCCAACGATCAAATTCTGGTGATGAGCAACGGGGGGTTCGGTGGGATTCATGAGCGGTTACTCGCCGAGCTGGCTGGTCGCGAGGCGGGTCAGTGAGTCGTCTCCCGATCGCGGTGGCCTGGACCGGTGCCTCGGGATCCGCCTACGGGCTGCGCTTGGTTGAGTGTTTGCTTAAGGCCGATGAGCAGGTCTATCTGATGGTTTCCAAGCCGGCCCTGTTGGTCTTGAACGAAGAGTGTGAGCCGCCCTTGCCGGGCCGTCGCGCCGAGATGCGGCGGGCCTTGTTGAGCCGATTCGGGGCGCGGGACGAGCAGTTGCAGGTTTACGGTCAGGATGAGTGGACCGCACCGGTAGCCAGCGGATCAGCGCTGTTGCGGGCGATGGTGGTCTGTCCGTGTAGTATGGCGACCTTATCGGCAATTGCCGTCGGATCCAGCCGCAGTTTGATTGAACGCGCCGCCGACGTGGTG
This window encodes:
- a CDS encoding flavin prenyltransferase UbiX, whose product is MSRLPIAVAWTGASGSAYGLRLVECLLKADEQVYLMVSKPALLVLNEECEPPLPGRRAEMRRALLSRFGARDEQLQVYGQDEWTAPVASGSALLRAMVVCPCSMATLSAIAVGSSRSLIERAADVVLKEQRKLILVPRETPFSAIHLENMLALARMGTVILPANPGFYHRPTRIEDLVDFVVARVLDQLGVANDLATRWGRSSVG
- the mpl gene encoding UDP-N-acetylmuramate:L-alanyl-gamma-D-glutamyl-meso-diaminopimelate ligase; amino-acid sequence: MRIHILGICGTFMGGVAALAQAAGHRVTGSDEHVYPPMSEQLRSLGIELYQGYLPEHLQPEPDVVIVGNVISRGNPALEYALDRGMDLMSGPEWLARHVLRDRWVLAVAGTHGKTTTTSLLTHILDRVGLSPGFLVGGVPTGFGVSARLGEGPFFVVEADEYDTAFFDKRAKFVHYRPRTLILNNLEHDHTDIYPDLDSLYRQFHHVVRTVPSSGQIVVNGLDRRLDHVLEMGCWTPVVRFGADDSWHAQLIERDGSAFRVCEAGTPVGEVRWALFGQHNVANALAAVLAARHAGVPVAEGCRALSDFSGVRRRLEHRGEAGGVAVYDDFAHHPTAIELGIDALKRRVGNRRVLAVLELRSNSMRLGAHRDSLAHSLLGADHSFVVPGAGISWDVAATLAPLGAHATVCPDVDATISAVLSSARPNDQILVMSNGGFGGIHERLLAELAGREAGQ
- the rnd gene encoding ribonuclease D, whose amino-acid sequence is MNDHSDFIQHPEALEAWCDHAKDRACLALDTEFIREKTYYPQLCLIQAATDQAVACIDPLALPTLEPLLELFTDERIVKILHSGTQDMEIFHQLAPAHMPRPIFDTQLAAALLGYGHQVGYGRLVEQRLGIQLTKHHTRSDWCRRPLSAEELAYAEDDVRYLVPLYETLSSELRERGRMDWLKADFAALSDPDRYQTRPAEAWQRIGRSHRLKPRQLGALRALAEWRESLAQRINRPRQWIVKDESLVDLAQRLPKGIDDMTRIRGIQAKLLSDYGSTLLELISEGAEKPLEVPNRGKVLDEDQQSVVDILSAVVRKKGVELDISPALLATRRELEALVDGQRDIPVLQGWRSKAVGEILTATLAGQRQLAIKDQELQILAPDGAQTPTDSGTGSN